From a single Leishmania infantum JPCM5 genome chromosome 36 genomic region:
- a CDS encoding putative DNA topoisomerase III translates to MPTWLNVAEKPSVAKEMAQSLSGGNCRTVPSQSRFNPVYEFKFEGKTMLVTSVAGHLMEDQFPPNTKNWSTYPFQGLFSAPITKYVRADLEPVKKNLEALAGRADTLVLWLDCDREGENICFEVMQVVQSKRPQVQVKRAHFSALTARDLLNAVHNLKLPDKRLSDAVEARQEMDLRIGAAFTRYQTVKFRHLFAAIPGVLSFGPCQFPTLGFVVRRYWQQQGFVPEDFFTLQLQHGDTKFHSSRGSMYDQVAATLIYEDMLQAAAAEGHKGRITNVQQRPSHRRPPVPLATVVMQKLAATHLRIPSERCMTLAESLYQEGLISYPRTETDSYTFQESELLELVRVQIANADVAEYVAAMLADIATRVRPPLRGGHDDKAHPPIHPTKAWNATQDERGRLYNLIVRHFLASLSPDAVAATTQVSAEFGGELFSTGGTTILQRGWLDIFPYERWNNTCIPNYQIGDTFQPTAVPLKKGCTSAPPHLTETHLISLMDSNGIGTDATIAQHIKTVLDREYVKREGQSLVPTTLGIALASAYESLGLASLLQPQLRAQMELAMGDIANGAATKEQVVAAAVQLYEEIFSRLMANTNAFYEELKRYLQPAVETDACAVQATVVKANFIPCGTCGRLMDLVERAGERDREVWSVRCHACNKMYRVPNGRLNTLEPVSPPHTCPLCGFLALRVANREKKTSYHVCPHCFGSPPKAWSVTAYGSAGAAAPLPDVEAAAEFRCFQCTADCPLAKGLEAIGITTCIACRQHELRLRSGANGFFLSCRGYPSCHLRVSLPAAASVKPSPSQRCPACSAVLLTFDFSGRQGVPGLDMLDTICVRCDARIKDYIAVKGMPTGGANSSAVPSSAASVASTASRAYTLPSVKPSARRSVRGGGQRGGSSGDAAAANTSSGGVDPVCGCGAPAKQLVSRKEASRGKRFLTCAHRQCSFFQWLD, encoded by the coding sequence atgCCAACGTGGCTCAATGTCGCCGAGAAGCCCAGTGTTGCCAAGGAAATGGCGCAGAGCCTCTCCGGCGGTAACTGCCGCACGGTTCCATCGCAGTCTCGCTTTAACCCCGTCTACGAGTTTAAATTTGAGGGTAAGACGATGCTGGTCACATCGGTGGCGGGCCACCTCATGGAGGATCAGTTCCCACCCAACACCAAGAACTGGTCCACCTACCCGTTTCAGGGGCTCTTCTCGGCGCCGATCACCAAGTACGTGCGAGCCGATCTCGAGCCGGTGAAGAAGAACCTCGAAGCGCTCGCCGGCCGAGCTGACACGCTCGTCCTATGGCTGGACTGCGACCGGGAAGGCGAGAACATCTGCTTCGAGGTGATGCAGGTAGTGCAAAGCAAGCGACCGCAAGTGCAGGTGAAGCGAGCCCACTTCTCCGCCCTCACCGCACGCGACTTGCTGAACGCCGTGCACAACCTCAAACTGCCGGACAAGCGCCTCTCGGACGCGGTGGAAGCGCGGCAGGAGATGGATCTGCGCATTGGGGCGGCCTTTACCCGTTATCAGACGGTAAAGTTTCGCCACCTGTTCGCCGCCATTCCAGGGGTGCTGAGCTTTGGCCCCTGTCAGTTCCCTACCCTCGGCTTTGTGGTGCGGCGCTactggcagcagcagggcttTGTCCCGGAGGACTTCTTCACCCTTCAGCTGCAGCATGGCGACACCAAGTTCCACAGCAGTCGCGGCTCCATGTACGATCAGGTGGCGGCCACCTTAATCTATGAGGACatgctgcaggcggcggcggcggaggggcaTAAGGGCCGCATCACCAACGTGCAACAGCGTCCAAGCCACCGACGCCCGCCGGTGCCCCTGGCCACCGTCGTCATGCAGAAGTTAGCCGCAACACACCTCCGCATCCCCTCTGAGCGGTGCATGACGCTGGCGGAGTCGCTGTATCAGGAAGGGCTGATCTCGTACCCACGCACGGAGACGGACTCCTACACCTTTCAAGAGAGCGAGCTGCTAGAGCTGGTTCGAGTGCAAATTGCGAACGCCGACGTGGCCGAGTACGTGGCAGCCATGCTGGCCGACATCgccacgcgcgtgcgcccaccgctccgcggcggccacgacgACAAGGCGCACCCGCCCATTCACCCGACCAAGGCGTGGAACGCGACGCAGGATGAGCGTGGCAGGCTGTACAATCTGATTGTGCGTCACTTTctcgcctcgctctcccccgACGCAGTggccgcgacgacgcaggTGTCGGCGGAGTTTGGCGGGGAGTTGTTCTCCACCGGCGGGACAACGATCCTGCAGCGTGGTTGGCTGGACATCTTCCCCTACGAGCGGTGGAACAATACGTGCATCCCGAACTACCAGATAGGCGACACGTTCCAGCCGACAGCCGTGCCGCTCAAGAAGGGCTGCACCTCGGCCCCACCCCACCTGACGGAGACGCATCTCATCTCGCTGATGGACAGCAACGGCATTGGGACGGACGCCACCATTGCGCAGCACATCAAGACTGTCCTGGATCGCGAGTACGTGAAGCGGGAGGGTCAGTCACTGGTGCCAACGACGCTGGGAATTGCCCTGGCCTCGGCCTATGAGTCCCTCGGCTTGGCCAGCCTACTACAGCCACAGCTGCGGGCGCAGATGGAGCTTGCGATGGGCGACATCGCAAACGGCGCTGCCACAAAGGagcaggtggtggcggcagcggtgcagctgtACGAGGAGATCTTTAGCCGCCTCATGGCAAACACAAACGCGTTTTacgaggagctgaagcggTATTTGCAACCAGCAGTAGAGACAGACGCTTGCGCCGTCCAGGCAACGGTGGTAAAGGCCAACTTCATCCCATGCGGGACGTGTGGCCGACTAATGGACCTCGTCgagcgcgccggcgagcgTGATCGCGAGGTGTGGAGCGTGCGCTGCCACGCGTGCAACAAGATGTATCGGGTGCCAAACGGCCGCCTCAATACGCTGGAGCCGGTGAGCCCGCCGCACACGTGTCCACTGTGCGGGTTCCTCGCGCTGCGCGTTGCAAACCGCGAGAAGAAAACGTCCTACCACGTCTGCCCGCACTGCTTTGGAAGTCCACCGAAGGCATGGAGCGTGACCGCCTATGGTTctgccggtgcagccgctccccTTCCCGACGTCGAAGCCGCGGCCGAGTTCCGCTGCTTCCAGTGCACTGCCGACTGCCCCTTGGCCAAAGGGCTCGAAGCGATTGGCATCACCACGTGCATCGCGTGCCGCCAGCACGAGCTGCGCCTACGCTCTGGGGCGAACGGGTTTTTTCTGTCGTGTAGAGGTTATCCCTCGTGCCACCTGCGCgtctcgctgccggcggcggcctccgtGAAGCCAAGTCCCTCCCAGCGCTGCCCCGCGTGCAGCGCAGTGCTCCTCACGTTCGACTTTAGCGGACGTCAAGGAGTGCCGGGGCTGGACATGCTCGACACCATCTGCGTTAGATGCGACGCACGCATCAAGGACTACATCGCTGTGAAGGGGATGCCAACGGGTGGTGCAAACTCGTCTGCGgtgccgagcagcgccgcctcggtagcctccaccgcctcaaGAGCGTACACGCTGCCCTCTGTGAAGCCTTCCGCACGTCGCAGCGTacggggaggagggcaacgTGGTGGCAGTAGCGgtgatgcagcggcggcgaacacGTCCAGTGGCGGAGTCGATcccgtgtgtgggtgcggcgcaccagcgaaGCAGCTCGTCTCACGCAAAGAAGCTTCGCGAGGCAAGCGCTTCCTTACGTGTGCTCATCGCCAGTGCTCTTTTTTTCAGTGGCTCGACTGA
- a CDS encoding 14-3-3 protein-like protein: MTETIKWKNVTIQDEVVPKPSDIKLPDDLAELIYMAKLAEEAERFDEMLLCIRKYVRLNSELDTEERNLLSVAYKNVITPRRNAWRVITSIESRENAKENSATLPFVLNMRRELEAELSPLCDDLLSLLDTYLIPAAQGGEAKVFYLKMKGDYHRYYAEIDSGDGQRQAALNAYQKATDVANSSLAPTHPIRLGLALNFSVFYYEIMKEHEKGFQLARQAYDEAVTELETLDDEAYHESNTIVRLLRENLNLWTDDQL; encoded by the coding sequence ATGACGGAGACGATCAAGTGGAAGAACGTCACCATCCAAGACGAGGTGGTCCCCAAGCCGAGCGACATCAAGCTTCCCGATGACCTCGCCGAACTCATCTATATGGCCAAGTTggccgaggaggcagagcgcTTTGACGAAATGCTGCTCTGCATTCGAAAGTACGTGCGGCTGAACAGTGAGCTTGACACGGAGGAGCGTAACCTGCTGTCGGTGGCGTACAAGAACGTGATCACGCCGCGCCGCAACGCGTGGCGCGTCATTACCTCTATCGAGAGTCGCGAGAACGCCAAGGAGAACAGCGCCACACTGCCCTTCGTGTTGAACATGCGGAGGGAGTTAGAGGCGGAGCTCTCCCCGCTCTGCGACGACCTGCTCAGTCTTCTCGACACCTACCTCATCCCGGCCGCCCAGGGCGGCGAGGCGAAGGTCTTCTACCTCAAGATGAAGGGCGACTACCACCGCTACTACGCCGAGATCGACTCCGGCGATGGCCAGCGGCAGGCAGCCTTGAACGCCTACCAAAAGGCAACAGACGTCGCGAACTCGTCCCTCGCTCCGACGCACCCGATTCGCCTCGGTCTGGCGCTGAACTTCTCTGTGTTTTACTACGAAATCATGAAGGAGCACGAGAAGGGCTTCCAGTTGGCTCGTCAGGCTTACGACGAGGCCGTGACGGAGCTCGAGACGCTCGACGACGAGGCTTACCACGAGTCCAACACTattgtgcgcctcctccgtgagAACCTCAACTTGTGGACGGATGACCAGCTGTAA
- a CDS encoding putative oxidoreductase — protein MNKAYDIIVIGSGAAGCAAARACALHHPAASIALIEQGSRTAVPWVMRVPLMQPYIASVRKARPFLQTLSCVAEANLAGRSLPFTLGRGLGGSWLCNDMKYMRGTRKDYERWADASWTYDTLLPVFKSLEANSRGGSRDHGEDGPLRVTDAQRSNIDSGMNVRFFEACEAAGVPATNDFNTGQVDGFSAMQSYIDGGARVQAFDALIEGTQPRAPNLDLLDETCAERIHCRAGRVCDVEVSHRGDKRLLEARHVVVCAGTLRSPLLLQHSGIGAKGSVLDAPAVGQNLITTSAADLVFRIRNSSSVYSKSISWRNSSYLYRQWREYKENGTGVFSAFVEGAAYVRSQPQQDAPDLSILFFRTPQMGMTHWPMDGFTMRVTHHYPSSRGEVLYDGSKGTTFIRSGMLSTREDVLAMDEGVQWVGLLTTRDGTLQSVNHVDEKGRHVSPFWSYGAALHHPRDGLITQRSTAAFLAEHVKSGGDLYGTCAMGTVVDSQLRVNGIAGLFVADSSVVPLPTVASSSTLGSAIGARVASFIH, from the coding sequence ATGAACAAGGCGTACGACATCATCGTGATCGgctccggcgccgcgggctgtgcggccgcgcgcgcctgcgctcTGCACCACCCTGCTGCCTCCATCGCCCTCATTGAGCAAGGCAGTCGCACGGCTGTTCCGTGGGTGATGCGGGTACCACTAATGCAGCCCTACATCGCATCAGTGAGGAAGGCCAGGCCATTTCTACAGACGTTGTCGTGCGTAGCGGAGGCAAACCTAGCCGGCCGCTCTCTGCCGTTCACGCTTGGCCGTGgcctcggcggcagctggcTTTGCAACGACATGAAGTACATGCGCGGCACTCGCAAGGACTACGAAAGATGGGCTGACGCCTCTTGGACCTACGACACGCTGTTGCCGGTTTTCAAGAGTCTGGAGGCGAACTCACGCGGCGGTTCGCGCGACCACGGTGAGGACGGCCCCCTGCGCGTGACGGATGCACAGCGCAGCAATATCGACTCGGGCATGAATGTGCGGTTCTTCGAAGcctgcgaggcagcgggAGTGCCTGCGACGAACGACTTCAACACTGGCCAGGTGGACGGCTTCTCGGCCATGCAGTCCTACATCgacggaggcgcgcgcgtgcaggctTTCGACGCGTTGATTGAGGGCACGCAGCCCCGCGCTCCAAATCTCGATCTGCTGGACGAAACTTGCGCTGAGCGCATCCACTGCAGGGCTGGAAGGGTGTGCGACGTGGAGGTTTCGCACCGCGGAGACAAGAGGCTATTAGAGGCCCGGCACGTCGTCGTGTGCGCTGGAACGCTGCGCAGTCcactcctgctgcagcacagcggcaTCGGTGCCAAAGGTAGCGTGCTGGACGCGCCGGCGGTCGGGCAGAACCTGATCACCACAAGCGCCGCCGATCTCGTCTTTCGCATCCGCAACTCATCCAGCGTCTACAGCAAGTCCATCAGCTGGCGCAACTCGTCGTATTTGTACCGGCAGTGGCGCGAGTACAAGGAGAACGGCACCGGCGTGTTTAGCGCCTTCGTCGAGGGTGCTGCCTACGTGCggtcgcagccgcagcaagACGCGCCGGATCTGTCCATTCTCTTCTTTCGCACCCCGCAAATGGGGATGACGCACTGGCCGATGGACGGCTTCACGATGCGGGTGACGCATCACTACCCGTCGAGTCGCGGCGAGGTGCTCTACGACGGCAGCAAGGGCACCACGTTCATTCGAAGCGGGATGCTCTCCACAAGGGAGGATGTGCTGGCCATGGATGAAGGGGTGCAGTGGGTGGGCCTCCTGACCACGCGCGACGGCACGCTGCAGTCAGTCAACCACGTCGATGAGAAGGGACGGCATGTGAGTCCGTTCTGGTCCTACGGCGCGGCACTACACCACCCCCGCGACGGCCTCATCACACAACGCAGCACAGCTGCCTTCTTGGCGGAGCATGTGAAGAGCGGCGGAGATCTCTACGGCACCTGCGCCATGGGCACCGTGGTGGACAGCCAGCTGCGCGTGAATGGGATTGCCGGGCTGTTCGTGGCGGACAGCAGCGTTGTGCCGTTGCCCACAGTGGCGAGTAGCAGCACGCTTGGCAGTGCCATCGGTGCCCGCGTCGCTTCCTTTATTCACTGA
- a CDS encoding putative 60S ribosomal protein L22 produces the protein MVAVRAKVGSRSYVRQKQLAKGKKVFKIDCSIPAADGIFSEDVLGNFEQFFQDNTKLNGRKGKLSDKVRLSMNDNVLTISTTMAYRKKYFKYLTKKFLKKKDLRDWIRILATGKGTYQLKYFNIQDQEE, from the coding sequence ATGGTCGCCGTTCGCGCTAAGGTTGGCTCCCGCAGCTACGTCCGCCAGAAGCAGCTGGCCAAGGGCAAGAAGGTCTTCAAGATCGACTGCAGCATCCCGGCCGCCGACGGCATCTTCAGCGAGGATGTGCTTGGCAACTTCGAGCAGTTCTTCCAGGACAACACGAAGCTGAACGGGCGCAAGGGCAAGCTGTCTGATAAGGTCCGCCTGTCGATGAACGACAATGTTCTGACCATCAGCACCACGATGGCATACCGCAAGAAGTATTTCAAGTACCTCACGAAGAAGTTCCTCAAGAAGAAGGACCTGCGCGACTGGATCCGCATCCTCGCCACCGGCAAGGGGACGTACCAGCTCAAGTACTTCAACATCCAGGACCAGGAGGAATAA
- a CDS encoding putative actin-like protein, with translation MTGVSASIQSVVVDVGTRNTRVGFSGEEAPRTMLRSCVGLPGTRRPRPTLLQHPFDIATGDAAYNDGGLLSLTYPVRAGHVYDYDALEKLLFYALVEEARVTPDASPFLFLEPADQSRLARERLCELLFESFNIPLAGLLTNTAATLYSSGRTRGLALDSGAGRTCVAAVEEGYTLAHSVRSSSIAGEALTDELFAALRACGYPLSTAADRDVVEAAKEALCRVSADAKDEEARQVGTHSHPDPADGFILPDQERIFLLEHAYKVPEALFDSTYLTYTTAMSAERPTTPTGYSQSNPIVKKTLSGWVGMLCDAAAAAPRILEQVLYENVVLGGGSTLFPGTEQRVQREIADIAPKGVRATCVAFPERGAAAWMGASIWGCSSVFPDTCLAKATYDEQGSSVVHLYTQ, from the coding sequence ATGACCGGTGTCTCGGCTAGCATACAGAGCGTGGTGGTGGACGTTGGCACGCGCAACACTCGTGTAGGCTTCAGCGGTGAGGAGGCACCTCGTACGATGCTCCGCAGCTGCGTAGGGCTTCCTGgcacgaggcggccgcgcccaacgctcctccagcacccATTCGACATTGCAACTGGCGATGCAGCCTacaacgacggcggcctTCTGTCGCTCACGTACCCTGTGAGAGCAGGCCACGTGTATGACTACGACGCACTCGAGAAGCTTCTGTTTTATGCActcgtggaggaggcccGCGTCACGCCGGACGCATCGCCGTTTCTCTTTCTGGAGCCCGCTGATCAGTCGCGACTCGCCCGAGAGCGCCTCTGCGAGCTGCTGTTCGAGTCCTTTAACATTCCCCTCGCAGGGCTGCTGACGAACACGGCGGCCACACTCTACTCGAGTGGGCGCACGAGAGGGTTGGCGCTTGACAGTGGCGCCGGCCGCACCTGCGTTGCAGCAGTAGAGGAAGGGTACACCTTAGCACACTCGGTGCGGTCGTCCTCTATTGCGGGCGAGGCGCTGACCGATGAGCTCTTTGCCGCGCTGCGAGCATGTGGGTACCCgctctccaccgccgctgacCGCGACGTTGTGGAAGCCGCGAAGGAAGCGCTGTGCCGCGTATCCGCCGACGcgaaggacgaggaggctaGGCAGGTCGGCACGCACTCCCATCCAGACCCCGCCGACGGGTTCATCCTGCCCGATCAGGAGCGCATTTTCCTACTCGAGCACGCCTACAAAGTTCCTGAGGCGCTGTTCGACAGCACGTACCTCACCTACACCACCGCCATGTCGGCAGAGCGGCCCACCACCCCAACGGGGTACTCGCAGAGCAACCCCATTGTGAAAAAGACGTTAAGTGGTTGGGTAGGCATGCTatgcgatgccgccgccgccgccccgcggATCCTTGAGCAGGTGCTTTACGAGAACGTCGTtcttggcggcggcagtaCGCTTTTCCCTGGCACagagcagcgcgtgcagcgagAGATTGCTGACATCGCTCCTAAAGGGGTGCGGGCCACCTGCGTGGCGTTCCCAGAgcgtggggcggcggcgtggatGGGGGCGTCCATCTGGggttgcagcagcgtcttcCCGGACACGTGCCTTGCCAAGGCCACGTACGACGAgcagggcagcagcgtcgtgcaTCTTTACACACAGTAG